Proteins encoded together in one Labilibaculum sp. DW002 window:
- a CDS encoding gliding motility-associated C-terminal domain-containing protein, which produces MLRTLLHKTLLTAIAILLGGLAAVAQQYVVKGTSLNFKVEEVAGYAYHWSVTHTSKGSVAYLASKTFESDNYVFDTEGTYEVKVYPEDLGTHCFGDALIMLVVVDGAAPTAEFDELEVPYVCAANNGGDGNGKINITVKYTGPKPWTFKYSVDRAPAEMPVGADELYVNEFEFELEIPNTTGKTHRAEILLVEAKTLSGIAVAEDLPNQTLEVDVLALPNTLFGDFTPVIQAGTIQTYTATIEKNENYEIFVPTGATVISESTKKLSDKFHSELTFDVQWGTTLGDYQIKLIERTAFDCAGDTIYADITLVESFVVSLGSDIEICEGESATLTPTIDFDGNYTYLWSDGSTGSTLSVTENGTYSVTATDSDTGKSSSATVNVTVYNKPVVDLGPDYVLADSETKVLDAGNAGMTYLWSTGDTDQTITVGTSATYSVEVTNSNSCVGTDEIIISSVNDMFAINLGEDMNICVGDEVILNPNPTISQTYTYLWSNGASTSTLTVTESGIYSVTLMDGAGNEKTDEIEVTVNALPIVDLGDDIVLYDGETADLDAGNPGSTYDWNTGENSQIITVTDENIYSVEVTNEFGCKKAGEISVDRRDGHKFSVDLGGDIEICEGDRVYLEASIDRTFSSDPTYKWIPSESTEKGIFVDKSGKYCVDVTDPFGNVEQDCIELTVNSSPIVDLGDDLTVEAGEIVTLDAENDGSFYKWSTDDISQTIAVEQAGEYWVEVTNQQRCMGRDTILVSFPEGDQFVGLATGFSPNGDGENDILFVRGNNISAMNLIIYNRLGHKIFQSNRQDVGWDGTFRGQKQDMDVYVYFLQVTFLDGTSVQKRGNVTLLY; this is translated from the coding sequence ATGTTAAGAACTTTACTACATAAAACACTGCTTACTGCAATAGCCATCCTTCTTGGAGGATTGGCTGCTGTGGCGCAGCAGTATGTAGTTAAAGGAACTTCGCTTAATTTTAAGGTGGAGGAAGTTGCTGGCTATGCATATCATTGGTCAGTAACGCATACATCTAAAGGTTCTGTGGCATATCTTGCTTCAAAAACTTTTGAATCTGATAATTATGTATTTGATACGGAAGGTACATATGAAGTTAAGGTATATCCAGAGGATTTAGGAACACATTGTTTTGGAGATGCATTAATCATGCTAGTAGTTGTTGATGGCGCTGCCCCAACAGCTGAGTTTGATGAATTAGAGGTACCATATGTTTGTGCAGCAAACAACGGTGGTGATGGAAATGGTAAGATTAATATTACAGTAAAATATACTGGACCGAAACCATGGACGTTTAAATATTCTGTTGATCGTGCACCTGCTGAAATGCCAGTCGGAGCAGATGAATTATATGTTAATGAATTTGAATTCGAATTAGAAATTCCGAATACAACCGGTAAAACTCATCGAGCTGAAATCTTATTAGTGGAAGCAAAGACACTATCAGGAATTGCAGTTGCTGAAGATTTACCAAATCAAACTTTAGAAGTAGATGTATTGGCTCTTCCGAATACTTTATTTGGAGATTTTACTCCAGTAATTCAGGCAGGAACAATTCAAACCTATACAGCTACAATTGAAAAGAACGAAAATTACGAAATATTTGTTCCTACTGGAGCTACAGTAATATCTGAATCAACTAAGAAGCTAAGTGATAAGTTCCACAGCGAATTAACATTTGATGTACAATGGGGAACAACATTAGGTGATTATCAAATTAAATTAATTGAACGTACAGCTTTTGATTGTGCAGGAGATACAATTTATGCAGATATAACATTAGTTGAGTCATTTGTTGTTAGTTTGGGTAGTGATATAGAAATTTGTGAAGGAGAAAGTGCAACATTGACTCCTACTATCGATTTTGATGGTAATTATACTTACTTATGGTCAGATGGATCTACAGGTTCTACTTTATCAGTTACTGAAAATGGAACTTATTCTGTAACAGCAACAGATTCGGATACAGGAAAATCTTCTTCTGCGACTGTAAATGTTACAGTATATAATAAACCAGTTGTAGATCTTGGTCCAGATTATGTTTTGGCTGATTCGGAAACGAAAGTATTGGATGCCGGAAATGCTGGAATGACTTACTTGTGGTCTACTGGAGATACTGATCAAACTATAACTGTAGGTACAAGTGCTACCTATAGTGTTGAAGTTACAAATTCAAATTCTTGTGTTGGAACTGATGAGATTATCATCTCGAGTGTGAATGATATGTTTGCCATTAATCTTGGAGAGGATATGAATATTTGTGTTGGCGATGAAGTTATTTTAAATCCAAATCCAACAATATCTCAAACGTATACTTATTTATGGTCCAATGGAGCTTCAACATCAACCTTAACAGTTACTGAATCTGGTATTTATTCTGTGACATTAATGGATGGTGCAGGCAATGAAAAAACAGATGAAATAGAAGTAACTGTTAATGCATTACCAATTGTTGATTTAGGAGATGATATCGTATTGTATGATGGTGAAACAGCAGATTTAGATGCAGGTAATCCAGGTTCTACTTACGATTGGAATACAGGTGAAAACAGCCAAATAATAACTGTTACTGACGAGAATATATATTCTGTAGAAGTAACCAATGAATTTGGATGTAAGAAAGCTGGAGAGATTAGTGTTGATAGAAGAGATGGTCATAAATTCTCTGTTGATTTAGGTGGTGATATTGAAATTTGTGAAGGTGATAGAGTTTATCTTGAAGCAAGCATTGATAGAACATTTAGTTCAGATCCTACTTACAAGTGGATTCCTTCAGAATCTACAGAAAAAGGAATATTTGTTGATAAATCTGGTAAATACTGTGTTGATGTAACAGATCCATTCGGAAATGTTGAACAAGATTGTATTGAGCTGACTGTTAATTCTTCTCCAATAGTTGATTTAGGGGATGACCTAACTGTTGAAGCAGGTGAGATTGTAACATTGGATGCTGAAAATGATGGAAGTTTTTACAAGTGGTCTACAGATGATATTTCGCAAACCATAGCTGTTGAACAGGCTGGTGAATATTGGGTAGAGGTTACCAACCAGCAAAGATGTATGGGTAGAGATACTATTCTAGTTAGCTTTCCAGAAGGTGATCAGTTTGTAGGATTAGCCACAGGATTCTCTCCAAATGGTGATGGCGAAAATGATATTCTATTCGTAAGAGGAAATAATATTAGTGCTATGAATTTGATTATTTATAATCGATTAGGACATAAGATATTCCAATCTAATAGACAAGATGTAGGTTGGGACGGAACCTTCCGTGGACAAAAACAAGATATGGATGTTTACGTTTATTTCTTACAAGTAACCTTCTTAGATGGTACATCTGTGCAAAAGCGCGGAAATGTTACACTATTGTATTAA
- a CDS encoding PorP/SprF family type IX secretion system membrane protein produces MRKSLIVLILMLLYGGSKVSAQRVHSSQFYSVPLLLNPALTGNSDYNLRGGMNYRNQWNSVTTPFVSQAVFIDGKLSTQLLSSSWLGVGGMIFNDKAGEGSLKTTQVMLAGSLNKSLNAGNTLFIHAGLGVEMVNKSVDYNKLVFDNQWTGTIFDPNEESFEIPKSQSLFYADFSAGGMITYFRGKSKYFMGVAVSHLNQPNESFYEITNNLKRRFAWHGGVESRLTPRLYVKPEIMHTTEKDANEWIAGANFMMLYGEKGTILHYGLWYRFTQDIIPTFGYEKKRLKLMISYDVNISDLQAASSNRGGLEISLTYNYNYSNPREIRKLKRRQKVKKLGDKAISCPKFSHED; encoded by the coding sequence ATGAGGAAGAGTTTAATAGTTCTAATACTTATGTTGTTATATGGTGGCTCTAAAGTCTCCGCTCAACGTGTGCACTCTTCTCAATTCTATTCTGTACCATTATTGTTAAATCCAGCACTGACTGGTAATTCTGATTATAACCTTCGTGGTGGGATGAATTATCGTAATCAATGGAACTCAGTTACTACTCCTTTTGTTTCTCAAGCTGTTTTTATCGATGGTAAGTTATCTACTCAATTGTTAAGCTCTTCATGGCTTGGTGTTGGAGGAATGATTTTTAATGACAAAGCAGGTGAGGGAAGTTTGAAAACAACTCAGGTTATGCTTGCCGGTTCCTTAAATAAAAGTTTGAACGCTGGAAACACACTATTTATTCATGCCGGTTTGGGTGTGGAGATGGTAAATAAATCAGTTGATTACAACAAGCTAGTTTTCGATAACCAGTGGACAGGAACAATATTTGATCCTAACGAGGAAAGTTTTGAGATACCTAAATCTCAATCTTTATTCTATGCTGATTTTTCTGCAGGAGGTATGATAACCTATTTTAGAGGGAAATCAAAATACTTCATGGGGGTTGCTGTTAGTCATTTGAACCAACCAAATGAGTCCTTCTATGAGATTACAAACAATCTGAAGAGACGCTTTGCTTGGCACGGAGGTGTAGAGTCAAGATTAACGCCACGATTGTATGTGAAGCCTGAGATAATGCATACAACAGAAAAAGATGCCAATGAGTGGATTGCAGGTGCAAATTTCATGATGTTGTATGGAGAAAAAGGAACCATTCTTCACTACGGTTTATGGTATCGATTTACACAGGATATTATTCCAACCTTTGGATATGAGAAAAAACGTTTAAAACTGATGATCAGTTACGATGTTAATATTTCAGATTTACAAGCAGCTTCTTCTAATCGTGGAGGTCTAGAGATATCACTTACCTATAATTACAATTACTCTAACCCTAGAGAAATTCGTAAGTTAAAACGACGTCAAAAAGTTAAGAAACTTGGCGATAAGGCAATTTCTTGCCCTAAATTCTCACACGAAGACTAA
- the rsmI gene encoding 16S rRNA (cytidine(1402)-2'-O)-methyltransferase, producing MSKLYLIPTPIGNLEDITLRALRILKEVDLILAEDTRTSGFLLKHYQISKPLHSHHKFNEHKSSQQIVDRILAGQSIALISDAGTPAISDPGYFLVKHCIENDIEVECLPGATAFVPALVNSGLPNERFCFEGFLPQKKGRQNKLKELSEEQRTMIFYESPHRLVKTLTQFAEVFGEERKASVSREITKLHEENARGTLTELVAHFSAKTVKGEIVIVLSGKVIEKKKKEYIKKDRL from the coding sequence ATGTCTAAATTATACCTTATTCCTACTCCAATTGGGAATTTAGAAGATATTACACTAAGAGCTTTACGCATATTAAAAGAGGTAGATTTAATTCTAGCCGAGGATACTAGGACATCTGGCTTTCTTTTAAAACATTACCAAATTTCGAAACCTCTTCATTCTCATCATAAATTCAACGAGCACAAAAGTTCTCAACAAATTGTCGATAGAATATTAGCAGGACAATCTATTGCATTAATTTCTGATGCAGGTACACCAGCCATATCCGATCCCGGATATTTCTTGGTAAAACATTGTATAGAAAATGATATTGAAGTAGAGTGCTTGCCAGGCGCAACAGCATTTGTACCAGCACTGGTTAATTCCGGACTTCCTAATGAACGCTTTTGTTTCGAAGGCTTTCTTCCTCAAAAGAAAGGTCGACAAAACAAACTAAAAGAGCTTAGTGAAGAACAACGAACAATGATTTTTTATGAATCTCCTCACCGCTTAGTTAAGACTTTAACACAGTTTGCTGAGGTATTTGGTGAGGAACGAAAAGCTTCTGTTTCCAGAGAAATAACCAAATTACACGAAGAAAATGCAAGAGGAACCTTAACCGAATTAGTAGCTCATTTCTCGGCAAAAACAGTTAAAGGCGAAATTGTAATTGTACTTTCAGGTAAAGTTATTGAGAAAAAGAAGAAAGAATATATTAAGAAAGACCGTCTTTAA
- a CDS encoding thymidine kinase: MFLENDINRAGKNGWVEVIVGSMFSGKTEELIRRLNRAKIARQQVEIFKPHIDVRYSEDEVVSHNSNSIRSTPVETSANILLLASNVDVVGIDEAQFFDEGLAEVCNELANQGIRVIVAGLDMDFKGNPFGPIPSLMATAEYVTKVHAVCMRCGNLANYSHRLAEADKLVLLGEKSEYEPLCRNCYQKIYQDTSNK; this comes from the coding sequence ATGTTTCTTGAGAATGATATAAATAGAGCTGGAAAAAATGGTTGGGTCGAAGTAATTGTTGGTTCAATGTTTTCTGGTAAAACTGAAGAATTAATTCGTCGTTTAAACCGTGCTAAAATTGCACGTCAGCAGGTCGAAATTTTTAAACCTCATATCGATGTGAGATATTCTGAAGATGAAGTGGTTTCTCATAATTCTAACTCTATTCGTTCAACTCCTGTTGAAACTTCTGCAAATATTTTATTGCTTGCAAGTAATGTAGATGTTGTTGGTATTGATGAAGCACAATTTTTCGATGAAGGTTTAGCTGAAGTGTGTAACGAATTGGCCAATCAAGGCATTCGTGTGATTGTAGCTGGCTTAGATATGGACTTTAAAGGAAATCCATTCGGACCAATTCCTTCTTTAATGGCAACAGCAGAATATGTCACAAAAGTGCATGCCGTTTGTATGCGTTGCGGAAATTTAGCAAATTACTCTCATCGTTTAGCAGAAGCTGATAAGTTGGTTTTGTTAGGCGAAAAAAGCGAGTATGAACCTCTTTGTAGAAACTGTTACCAGAAAATTTATCAGGATACTTCAAATAAATAA
- a CDS encoding bifunctional UDP-N-acetylmuramoyl-tripeptide:D-alanyl-D-alanine ligase/alanine racemase has translation MTSAQLYTIESIASLVGGEIYGNVNVKITSLSIDSRALQLPEESLFFAIVGERHDGHSYIADLYQKGVRAFVISESESTNSIDCPDAAFVLVDDTLLALQKLVCQHREKFTYPVIGITGSNGKTIVKEWLYQLLNESYSIVRSPKSYNSQVGVPLSVWNMSADAEMGIFEAGISQTGEMERLAEIIKPTIGVFTHLGDAHNENFKGKLHKLKEKIKLFSSCESIIYCSDEPLIGKALQVEYGNKKNNITWSRKHPADLKVVSERISGGQTHLELKSFNEKKIITVPFTDRASVDNAILCYLCLQSLRVSDQIISKQIQKLEPIAMRLEIKEGINDCTLINDYYNSDLGSLEIALDLANQQQTDKKTTLLLSDILQSGYSDKKLYALVAKMLEQKKVDRLIGVGEAISAQSKMFKCDTSFYRSTDVFLADLNRNQFKNELILIKGARPFHFERISNVLQYKAHQTVLEVNMSAMVHNLNYFRSLLTPSTKLVVMVKAFSYGSGSTEIANLLQYHRVDYLAVAIADEGVELRNAGVTIPIIVMNPEPHSFDTMIEYRLQPEIYNHSICADFEKALRRNGVKKYPIHIKLDTGMHRLGFVEDDLAQLGDTIKDNDHFFIQSIFSHLAGADESQHDDFTAQQIDLFNLWSEQIRKHFPYHIDKHILNSAGIERFPEAQFDMVRLGIGLYGVSATHQEKLMNVSSLKTTISQIKEVAKENTVGYGRKGQLQSDTRIGVIPIGYADGFNRKLSNGVGKVVVNGKLVPVVGNVCMDMSMIDLTNVNAKEGDAVTIFGDDYLVSKLAEQLDTIPYEILTTISRRVKRIYFQE, from the coding sequence ATGACTTCTGCTCAATTGTACACTATTGAATCGATTGCTTCTCTTGTTGGAGGTGAAATTTATGGGAATGTAAATGTTAAAATTACTTCCTTATCGATTGATAGTAGAGCTTTACAATTGCCAGAGGAATCGCTCTTTTTTGCAATCGTAGGTGAAAGACACGATGGGCATTCTTATATAGCAGATTTGTATCAAAAAGGTGTTCGAGCCTTTGTAATTAGTGAATCGGAGAGTACCAATTCTATTGATTGTCCTGATGCAGCATTTGTACTAGTAGACGATACCTTATTGGCACTTCAAAAACTAGTTTGTCAGCATAGAGAAAAATTTACCTATCCGGTAATTGGCATAACAGGAAGCAATGGAAAAACCATTGTGAAAGAATGGTTGTACCAATTGTTGAACGAATCCTATTCTATCGTTCGTAGTCCCAAAAGCTATAATTCACAGGTTGGAGTTCCTTTATCGGTTTGGAATATGAGTGCCGATGCTGAAATGGGAATTTTTGAAGCTGGAATTTCACAGACTGGTGAAATGGAACGTTTGGCAGAAATTATTAAACCTACTATTGGTGTATTTACACACTTGGGCGATGCGCATAACGAAAATTTCAAAGGCAAACTTCATAAATTAAAAGAGAAGATTAAATTATTCTCTTCTTGCGAAAGCATTATCTATTGTTCGGATGAACCTCTAATCGGGAAGGCCCTGCAAGTAGAATATGGGAATAAGAAAAATAATATTACTTGGTCGCGAAAACATCCTGCAGACTTAAAAGTAGTTAGTGAGCGTATATCAGGTGGTCAAACGCATCTTGAACTAAAATCTTTTAATGAAAAAAAAATAATCACAGTCCCTTTTACCGATAGGGCATCAGTTGATAACGCAATATTGTGTTATCTCTGCTTGCAAAGTCTTAGGGTTTCAGATCAAATTATAAGCAAGCAAATTCAGAAATTAGAACCAATCGCAATGCGATTGGAAATAAAGGAAGGAATTAATGATTGTACGCTGATTAATGATTATTATAATTCTGATTTAGGATCGCTAGAAATCGCTTTAGATCTAGCAAATCAACAACAAACAGATAAGAAGACAACTTTACTCTTATCGGACATATTGCAGTCGGGATACAGTGATAAAAAATTGTATGCTTTGGTTGCCAAAATGCTTGAACAAAAAAAAGTAGATCGATTGATTGGTGTTGGAGAGGCAATTTCAGCTCAATCTAAAATGTTTAAGTGCGATACATCTTTTTATCGGTCAACCGATGTGTTTCTTGCAGATTTGAATCGAAATCAATTCAAAAATGAACTCATTCTGATCAAAGGAGCGAGGCCATTTCATTTTGAAAGAATATCTAATGTTCTTCAATATAAGGCCCATCAGACCGTTTTGGAGGTGAATATGAGTGCCATGGTGCACAACCTAAACTATTTTCGTTCATTGCTTACGCCAAGCACTAAATTGGTGGTTATGGTGAAAGCTTTTTCTTACGGAAGTGGGTCTACTGAAATCGCAAATTTATTGCAATATCATCGGGTTGATTATTTGGCAGTAGCCATTGCAGACGAAGGTGTTGAGCTGCGAAATGCTGGCGTTACAATTCCCATAATTGTGATGAATCCAGAGCCTCATAGTTTCGATACGATGATTGAGTATCGCCTGCAGCCAGAAATATACAACCACAGTATTTGTGCTGATTTTGAGAAGGCATTGCGAAGAAATGGAGTGAAAAAATACCCAATCCACATCAAATTGGATACGGGAATGCATCGCTTGGGATTTGTGGAGGATGATTTGGCACAATTGGGCGATACCATTAAGGATAACGACCACTTTTTCATTCAGTCAATATTTTCACATTTAGCAGGAGCAGATGAGTCACAACACGATGATTTTACAGCTCAGCAAATCGATTTGTTCAATCTGTGGAGCGAACAAATCAGAAAGCACTTCCCTTATCATATCGATAAACATATCTTGAATTCTGCAGGAATAGAACGCTTCCCAGAGGCACAATTTGATATGGTTCGTTTGGGAATTGGTCTGTATGGAGTTAGTGCTACACATCAAGAAAAATTAATGAATGTAAGCAGTTTAAAAACCACGATCTCTCAAATAAAAGAAGTCGCAAAAGAGAATACGGTTGGTTATGGTCGAAAAGGCCAATTGCAGAGCGATACACGCATTGGCGTAATTCCAATAGGTTATGCCGACGGCTTTAATAGAAAACTCAGTAATGGAGTTGGCAAGGTAGTGGTGAACGGTAAATTAGTTCCGGTTGTTGGCAATGTTTGTATGGATATGAGTATGATCGATCTCACAAATGTGAACGCTAAAGAAGGAGATGCTGTGACTATTTTTGGTGACGACTATTTGGTTAGCAAGCTGGCTGAGCAGTTGGATACCATTCCTTATGAAATTCTGACAACAATTTCTCGTCGTGTAAAACGGATCTACTTTCAGGAATAA
- a CDS encoding Crp/Fnr family transcriptional regulator gives MIENDRKSREVICGEVINHPNSVFNVLTPEEKETLQHNMSCSFFKKGEYIYKEGEKPLGLICLSDGKVKIFKEGVGGREQIVRMAKPVGFIGYRALFAEENNIASAVAIEDSVTCTVSYEMILKLIKTNSELSLSIIRSFATELGFSNNRTVTLTQKHIRGRLAESLLFLRDTYGFEDDGTTIKVYLSREDIANLSNMTTSNAIRTLSTFASEGVIAIDGRKIKIIDKVKLDRISKLG, from the coding sequence ATGATTGAGAATGATAGAAAATCGAGAGAGGTTATTTGTGGGGAGGTAATAAACCACCCAAATTCAGTATTTAATGTTCTCACTCCAGAAGAAAAAGAAACGCTGCAACACAATATGAGCTGTAGTTTTTTTAAGAAGGGTGAATACATTTATAAAGAAGGAGAAAAGCCACTCGGTCTTATCTGTTTATCAGATGGTAAGGTTAAAATTTTCAAAGAAGGAGTTGGTGGTCGTGAGCAGATTGTACGTATGGCTAAACCAGTAGGTTTCATCGGTTATAGAGCACTTTTTGCTGAAGAAAACAATATCGCTTCAGCTGTTGCAATCGAAGATTCAGTGACTTGTACGGTAAGCTATGAGATGATTTTGAAGCTTATTAAAACAAATTCAGAACTTTCTTTAAGTATTATCCGATCTTTTGCTACTGAACTGGGTTTCTCTAACAACAGAACAGTAACACTTACTCAAAAGCATATTCGCGGACGTTTGGCTGAATCTTTATTATTCCTTCGTGACACTTACGGTTTCGAGGATGATGGCACAACGATTAAGGTTTATCTTTCAAGAGAAGATATTGCAAACCTATCAAACATGACCACATCTAATGCGATCAGAACACTATCTACATTTGCTAGTGAAGGGGTTATTGCTATTGATGGACGAAAAATCAAAATAATAGATAAAGTAAAACTTGATAGAATTAGCAAACTCGGTTAA